CACTAAAACTGTTTAAAAAAATCTTTTTTCAAACAATGTAACTCACTAACTCAATTTTTTAAAATTTTTCATCTAATTTTCTAATAACCAGATATCTTTTTGGCTCTTCCCCAACACTTTCAGTTTGTAATCCCTTCATAAAGGAAACTTCCTCATGAATGATTTTACGTTCACGCGCTGACATTGGATTTAATTTTATGGTGTTTCCTGTTGCAAGGACCGCTTTACCTTTCTTTCTTGCCAGATCTCTTAATGATTTTTCACGTTTTTCCTTATAGTTATTAGAATCCACAACTATTTTTATATTTTTAAACTGTCTTGTTGTGCTTAACAAGTATTCAAAGCTGTTTAATGTGTTTCCTTTTTCGCCAATTAAAAATCTCATATCTTTTCCATCAAGAATAACCAAGTATTTGTTGTTGTTTTCTTTTTTTATATTTACAATTCGTACATCTATTTTTGCATTTACAATAAATTCTTTGAAAAATCCTCTGATTTTATCTATATTTATATCATCCTGACTATTTTGACTAATTTTTTCTTCATTTTCAGAATTTTCGTTTCTGTAATTTTTTCTATTGCTATTTTTTC
This is a stretch of genomic DNA from Leptotrichia hofstadii. It encodes these proteins:
- a CDS encoding Jag family protein, whose translation is MEKIVLKAQNEEELKNMVSRSLTLKEDETYQVKVLKHPKKILFINIKGEYEIEIVKKSDLKSSDVKSEKLRIQNEEKFVKKEKKDTKNQSNIDSRKNSNRKNYRNENSENEEKISQNSQDDINIDKIRGFFKEFIVNAKIDVRIVNIKKENNNKYLVILDGKDMRFLIGEKGNTLNSFEYLLSTTRQFKNIKIVVDSNNYKEKREKSLRDLARKKGKAVLATGNTIKLNPMSARERKIIHEEVSFMKGLQTESVGEEPKRYLVIRKLDEKF